In Henningerozyma blattae CBS 6284 chromosome 7, complete genome, a single genomic region encodes these proteins:
- the TOM40 gene encoding TOM complex pore protein TOM40 (similar to Saccharomyces cerevisiae TOM40 (YMR203W); ancestral locus Anc_6.302) translates to MSQPVSLKSVNVIPDPNTSTEVSNGFWSSNPISSFFIDTYKQIHSHRLSLELINPGTVENLNKEVSRDVFLSQYFFTGFKADLNKAFALNPAFQTSHTFSIGSQNLPSYAFSALFADDNLFIQGNVDNDKSLSGRLNYGWNKKNISKINLQLSNDQPSMCQLEQDYQGSDFSLNFKSLNPSFANSRNIFTGVAVGSLLQSVTPQLALGLELLYSRAQPSAPADAGVSYLARYVSSKKDWVFSGQLQANGALVASFWRKVLPSVEAGIETNLQAGMTPITDPVLGAPVGIQPTVEGSTTIGAKYEYRQSVYRGSISSNGKVACFLERKVLPTLSILFCGEIDQFKNESKLGCGLQFETAGNEELLMMQQGLDKDGNPLQAPPQPTEI, encoded by the coding sequence ATGTCTCAACCTGTTTCACTGAAGTCTGTAAACGTGATCCCAGATCCAAATACTTCCACCGAAGTATCTAACGGTTTCTGGTCATCTAATCCAATTTCAAGTTTCTTTATTGATACATACAAACAAATCCACAGTCATAGACTATCATTAGAACTAATTAACCCAGGTACAGttgaaaatttgaataagGAAGTTTCCCGTGATGTCTTTTTGAGCCAATATTTCTTCACTGGTTTTAAAGctgatttaaataaagcATTTGCCTTAAATCCTGCATTCCAAACATCTCATACCTTCTCAATTGGATCTCAAAACTTACCATCTTATGCCTTCTCTGCCTTGTTTGCagatgataatttatttatccaAGGTAACGTTGACAATGATAAATCCTTATCCGGAAGATTAAATTATGGTTggaataagaaaaatatctcTAAAATCAACTTACAATTATCTAATGACCAACCTTCAATGTGCCAATTAGAACAAGATTATCAAGGTTctgatttttcattaaattttaagaGTTTAAATCCTTCTTTTGCTAATTCTAGAAATATCTTCACTGGTGTTGCAGTTGGTTCCTTACTTCAAAGTGTTACTCCTCAATTAGCATTAGGTCTGGAATTATTATACTCTCGTGCTCAACCTTCAGCCCCTGCTGATGCTGGTGTTTCATATTTAGCACGTTATGTATCCAGCAAGAAAGATTGGGTATTTTCAGGCCAATTGCAAGCTAATGGTGCTTTAGTTGCTTCTTTCTGGAGAAAAGTTTTACCATCTGTAGAGGCTGGTATTGAAACCAATCTTCAAGCTGGTATGACTCCAATTACAGATCCCGTTCTTGGTGCTCCAGTTGGTATCCAGCCAACTGTTGAAGGTTCTACAACTATTGGTGCCAAATATGAATATAGACAATCTGTTTATAGAGGTTCTATTAGCTCAAACGGTAAAGTTGCTTGTTTCTTAGAAAGAAAAGTTTTGCCAACATtatctatattattttgtggTGAAATTGACCAATTCAAAAATGAAAGCAAATTAGGTTGCGGTCTTCAATTCGAAACTGCTggtaatgaagaattattaatgatgcAACAAGGTTTAGACAAAGACGGTAATCCATTACAAGCTCCACCACAACCAACCGAAATTTAG
- the NRM1 gene encoding Nrm1p (similar to Saccharomyces cerevisiae NRM1 (YNR009W); ancestral locus Anc_6.299) — translation MNKPPRNNCPTPVDESLKPLVTHTLPPISSLLSLPTPTEENSNIVPMSTNSTLTTSSNSTPTLPSTFKRSVDTKNTISISNANENSDKARQANAQLVASKLRVRLQWALYKCKTGQTHLTATDILKVHTIQNFSASSSARVSALKNGIAKSSTSSSNKISRSTSSYINSKHKRSRRRRKLLVSHGNYKTPIRANLFQSSTRADSTSNTTSNTSTHSHGLSNVVTLNTTIASVVTPIKPLQATINSLNSNAKANKNMLLTSTQQTPISLQAAKSLLHLFSSVK, via the coding sequence ATGAATAAACCACCTAGAAATAATTGCCCAACACCTGTCGATGAGTCGCTAAAACCTTTGGTTACACATACCCTTCCTCCTATTTCATCACTTTTATCATTGCCAACGCCTACTGAAGAAAACTCAAACATAGTACCAATGTCAACGAATTCTACTTTAACTACTTCAAGTAATAGCACACCTACTTTACCAAGTACTTTTAAACGAAGTGTAGACAcaaaaaatactatttCTATTTCCAATGCCAATGAAAATAGTGATAAAGCCAGACAAGCAAATGCTCAGTTAGTAGCCAGTAAACTACGAGTAAGATTACAATGGGCACTTTACAAGTGTAAAACTGGTCAAACACATTTAACTGCAACTGATATCTTGAAAGTTCATACTATTCAGAATTTTTCAGCCTCATCTAGCGCCCGTGTTTCTGctttaaaaaatggaaTCGCTAAATCTTCCACGTCAAGTAGTAACAAAATAAGTCGTTCAACTTCTTCATACATCAACTCCAAACATAAGCGCAGTAGACGCAGAAGAAAATTGTTAGTATCTCATGGGAATTATAAAACACCTATTAGAGCCAATCTGTTCCAATCTTCTACACGTGCCGATTCAACCTCCAATACAACTTCCAATACTTCTACCCATTCACATGGTTTATCAAATGTGGTAACTTTAAACACTACTATTGCATCTGTTGTTACTCCAATTAAGCCTCTTCAAGCAACTATCAACAGTTTAAACTCTAATGCAAAggcaaataaaaatatgcTATTGACCTCTACTCAACAAACACCAATAAGTTTACAAGCAGCTAAGTCATTATTgcatttattttcttctgtaaaataa
- the YAH1 gene encoding adrenodoxin (similar to Saccharomyces cerevisiae YAH1 (YPL252C); ancestral locus Anc_6.288) translates to MLSLTNCISKKSSLLWKPLTSGRLFSSLASYKYALRHSTFNDPTISLRRHPKAINFYKSQVRSFSSTLTTFHGHLNPPKPGEELHITFVLKDGEQKTFEVSEGDSLLDIAQAHNLDMEGACGGSCACSTCHVIVDPDYIDALPEPEDDENDMLDLAYGLTETSRLGCQVKMSKEVEGLRVALPAMTRNVSNNDFSNN, encoded by the coding sequence ATGTTATCGCTCACAAATTGCATTTCTAAGAAATCATCACTTCTTTGGAAACCATTAACCAGTGGAAGATTATTTTCGTCATTAGCCTCATATAAGTACGCCCTCAGACATAGCACATTTAATGATCCTACTATATCTCTTAGACGTCATCCAAAggcaattaatttttataaatcaCAAGTAAGATCATTTTCGTCAACACTAACTACTTTTCATGGCCACCTTAATCCTCCAAAGCCAGGTGAAGAATTGCATATTACATTTGTCTTAAAAGACGGAGAACAAAAGACATTTGAAGTTAGCGAAGGGGATTCCTTATTAGATATTGCTCAAGCACATAACTTAGACATGGAAGGTGCATGTGGTGGATCATGTGCATGCTCTACATGTCATGTCATTGTAGACCCAGATTATATAGATGCTTTACCAGAACCcgaagatgatgaaaatgatatgtTAGATTTAGCCTACGGGTTAACTGAAACTTCTCGTCTAGGATGCCAAGTGAAGATGAGTAAAGAAGTCGAGGGATTAAGGGTAGCTCTGCCTGCTATGACTAGAAATGTGAGCAACAATGATTTCTCCAATAACTAA
- the HFI1 gene encoding Hfi1p (similar to Saccharomyces cerevisiae HFI1 (YPL254W); ancestral locus Anc_6.290) — MTLIKQEQSSPSTINTPIPSGLAQADAINAITSSTNIQLLQKIGSPPAINKSISHDSPAVHNHQTIYNNTNSITNQYRVDLESLIDGLTSVLGKENWTKYAQLLSLFILGKLSRKELCRDIDSMFKNILTTTTNDSTSKETNDSNNNTSTNTNANTSNTSLSMNSTTTSNMYYYLIKLHNQILIGIYNNSIRSSDNDEANGVGSWGFGNNSNNKLINNKFKRVNKHNSQIENYKKVVMSLPIHDRERLKSITKEAGKRGFVLCSILQARLNQTPKIPIVTNPDTLKRIKTNNLKTPLEWSQDIMNGFNSQLSTESYSLPDKDTVFLRMVGIAREHGLVGTVNAQCVEILLTGLEHYLKDIVSTTIDSVRYREKRYSDYYDTDENGVFQPVSEEIHNNNFSSSDNSTLTDSTKFSGINSEVENVVTSNPIISLTNDDLFDSMQIFPNSLENSNAHFNLLNSTMMNDDELIVTHSSIDDLPDFTNLEDRPSFSPRDKRNIGSRIELNWLIKDILTEK, encoded by the coding sequence ATGACATTAATAAAGCAAGAACAATCTTCACCATCTACAATAAACACCCCAATTCCATCCGGTTTAGCCCAAGCCGACGCAATTAATGCTATCACATCATCaacaaatattcaattattgcAAAAAATTGGATCTCCTCCGgctattaataaatcaatttctCATGATTCTCCAGCCGTACATAATCACCAAacaatttataataatacaaatagcATAACAAATCAATATAGGGTCGATTTAGAATCATTAATAGATGGGTTGACTTCAGTATTAGGCAAAGAGAATTGGACAAAGTACGCTCAGCTGCTTAGTCTTTTTATATTAGGGAAACTTTCTAGAAAGGAATTATGTCGTGATATCGATTCCatgtttaaaaatatactaaCCACCACAACCAATGACTCAACTAGCAAAGAAACAAAcgatagtaataataatacaagtACTAATACAAATGCTAATACAAGTAATACTTCTTTGTCTATGAATTCAACGACAACCTCAaatatgtattattatttaatcaaattgcataatcaaattttaattggtATATATAATAACTCAATTAGAAGTtctgataatgatgaagcAAATGGAGTTGGATCATGGGGGTttggtaataattcaaataataaattaattaataataaatttaaaagagtGAACAAACATAATTctcaaattgaaaattataaaaaagttGTGATGTCCTTGCCAATTCATGATAGAGAGAgattaaaatcaattacaaaagaAGCTGGGAAACGTGGGTTTGTATTATGTTCAATTTTACAAGCAAGATTAAACCAAACCCCAAAGATTCCAATAGTAACAAACCCTGACActttaaaaagaataaaaacaaataatttaaaaacacCATTGGAATGGTCACAAGATATTATGAATGGATTTAATTCACAATTATCAACAGAAAGTTATTCTTTGCCTGATAAAGATACAGTTTTTCTACGAATGGTTGGGATTGCTAGAGAACATGGGCTAGTTGGGACAGTTAATGCTCAATGCgtagaaatattattaacagGTTTGGAACactatttaaaagatattgtAAGTACTACCATAGACTCTGTTAGATACAGAGAAAAAAGATACTCAGATTACTATGATACTGACGAAAATGGTGTCTTTCAACCAGTTTCGGAGGaaattcataataataacttttCAAGCTCTGATAATAGTACTCTTACAGATTCCACAAAGTTTAGTGGCATTAATAGTGAAGTTGAAAATGTAGTAACAAGCAATccaataatatctttaacaAATGATGACTTATTCGATTCCATGCAAATATTTCCAAACAGTTTGgaaaattcaaatgcacacttcaatttattaaattctacAATGAtgaatgatgatgaattgaTTGTAACTCATAGCAGCATTGATGATTTACCTGATTTTACAAACCTGGAGGATAGACCCTCTTTTAGTCCGAGagataaaagaaatattggttctagaattgaattgaattggCTAATTAAGGATATATTGActgaaaaataa
- the CSE2 gene encoding Cse2p (similar to Saccharomyces cerevisiae CSE2 (YNR010W); ancestral locus Anc_6.301), whose translation MLQDSSLNQIQQFLLPSVSNQPVNDLTIASPATASLASTPKTVNIINPTSSNIQQSEFIPHIFYSLYQITKDPNNSANQLETTTSSIKNKLKNCKKFIENDVNSINLLSKSIDEWEIYLKQRDQEIAVRQKLLSNLNLQITDILDENMDSQNNNEEKSSHRTITMDNPLIPENKELAVNNVEFDLAFAPKTNITADIAESEVKKTNGTASGINGINEASIYNDSIINTSNNDGENGQNNNINVNSIPNADDNNGVIDPTKMNDTNASPNTFSNEDISMTDI comes from the coding sequence ATGCTTCAAgattcttcattaaatcaaattcaGCAATTCTTATTGCCTTCCGTTTCTAATCAGCCTGTCAATGATCTAACCATAGCGTCTCCAGCGACTGCATCGTTAGCTTCGACTCCAAAAACTGTTAACATTATTAATCCTACTAGTTCAAACATTCAACAGTCAGAATTTATACCACACATTTTCTATTCTTTATACCAGATAACTAAAGATCCAAATAACTCAGCCAATCAACTTGAGACTACAACATCTTCGATTAAGAACAAGCTTAAGAATTGTAAAAAGTTTATCGAAAATGATGTTAATTCTATAAATTTGTTATCTAAATCTATTGATGAATgggaaatatatttaaaacaaagaGACCAAGAAATAGCTGTTAGACAGAAACTGTTAAGCAATTTGAATTTACAAATTACAGATATTCTCGACGAGAATATGGATagtcaaaataataatgaagaaaagagCTCACATAGAACAATTACAATGGATAATCCATTAATACcggaaaataaagaattagcTGTTAATAATGTTGAATTCGATCTAGCTTTTGCCCCAAAAACTAATATTACAGCAGATATAGCTGAAAGTGAAGTAAAGAAAACTAATGGCACCGCTAGCGGTATTAATGGAATAAACGAAGCAAGTATTTATAACGACAGTATCATTAATACTAGTAATAATGATGGTGAGAATGgccaaaataataacattaatGTCAATTCTATTCCAAATgcagatgataataatggcGTTATTGATCCAACAAAAATGAATGATACTAATGCATCTCCAAATACTTTCAGTAATGAAGATATTTCTATGACAGATATATAG
- the CLN1 gene encoding cyclin CLN1 (similar to Saccharomyces cerevisiae CLN1 (YMR199W) and CLN2 (YPL256C); ancestral locus Anc_6.293), translated as MSCTTNTTRSKSNIPQKLGLIVNAKQTHYPIELSNSELLNHFNVINEYNNDISTNSVQLSNKLNPSINLINQQPEMIPHLTRYDILSFLFELSVVTRVIPGVYYHAVRLYDRYSSKRIVLKNQAKLVVATCLWISAKTQGGCNHIINNVCIPTGGRFYGPNPRARIPRLSELIHYSGGESVFDKSMFIQMESHILSTLGWEVSEPLINDYLLNVDENCLIQYKVYQKQLELFNKKKIEQQLNSNSSSSPQINEEEQEEDLDLQLKIQLINIKRFLIDLSTWELEFLSFNIYEIALIILKLINKYINPSNFIEFEQSSILNLPEISIDKQNYLISIFESLLIKTNKIPVSLYEIYKDQAGICDFITLIKKYNDYNLSTTNSNTATISSSSNTASINVIDGSPCGYNTPEKNSHYPTHTLSYTNSSMDFNLSSTSDISIFSHFEQPSPITPYPSNTTTNVNSTMNTNSSLNNALANLPLKSKQINKSNSSSIYSNDSLITSTTSIANKENIQPISNTNKITNNSKIPNIIKINNSNIFLSNSEDKFTLNNNSTTSLLSIPTPNLSS; from the coding sequence ATGAGCTGTACTACCAACACTACTAGATCGAAGTCAAATATCCCACAGAAATTAGGTCTAATCGTTAATGCTAAACAGACTCACTACCCAATTGAATTATCCAACTCAGAGctattaaatcattttaatgtcattaatgaatataacAATGACATTTCCACCAACTCAGTCCAGTTgtctaataaattgaatCCCTCTATCAATTTAATTAACCAACAACCTGAAATGATTCCACACTTAACAAGATATgatatattatcatttttatttgaattatccGTTGTGACAAGGGTCATTCCAGGTGTTTATTATCATGCTGTTCGACTTTACGATCGTTATTCTTCCAAGAGAATTGtcttaaaaaatcaagCCAAATTAGTAGTAGCTACTTGTCTTTGGATATCAGCAAAGACCCAAGGTGGTTGTAAtcatatcattaataatgtaTGTATCCCAACTGGTGGTAGATTTTATGGGCCAAATCCAAGAGCACGTATTCCTAGATTATCAGAATTGATTCATTATTCAGGTGGTGAATCCGtttttgataaatcaaTGTTCATTCAAATGGAATCTCATATCTTAAGCACTTTGGGTTGGGAAGTGTCAGAGcctttaataaatgattatttattaaatgtggatgaaaattgtttaattcaatataaAGTTTATCAAAAgcaattagaattattcaacaaaaaaaagattgaacaacaattaaattcaaattcatcttcTAGTCCGCAAATCaatgaagaagaacaagaagaagatttagatttgcaattaaaaattcaattgataaatattaaaagatttctAATAGACTTATCTACTTGGGAACTAGAGTTTTTaagttttaatatttatgaaattgctttaataattttaaaattaattaataaatatattaatccatcaaattttattgaatttgaacAAAGTTCAATCTTAAATTTACCAGAAATTTCCATTgataaacaaaattatttgatttctatttttgaatctttattaataaaaacaaataaaattccagtttcattatatgaaatatataaagatCAAGCTGGTATTTGTGATTTTATTACTTtgattaagaaatataatgattataatttatctaCTACTAATAGTAACACAGCTacaatttcttcatcaagTAATACTGCATCTATTAACGTAATAGATGGTTCTCCATGTGGTTATAATACACCCGAAAAAAATTCTCATTATCCAACTCATACACTTTCTTACACAAATTCATCGATGGATTTCAATCTTTCATCCACTTCAGACATAAGTATATTTAGTCATTTCGAACAACCTTCTCCAATAACGCCTTATCCATCAAATACAACTACAAATGTCAATTCAACAATGAATACTAATTCTAGTTTGAATAATGCCCTGGCAAACCTACCCTTAAAATCAAAGCAAATCAATAAGAGTAATTCTTCCTCCATATATTCTAATGACTCACTAATAACTTCCACCACAAGTATAgcaaataaagaaaatatacaaCCAATTTCAAAcactaataaaataactaataattctaaaatccctaatattataaaaattaataattctaatatattcttaTCTAATTCAGAAGATAAATttactttaaataataatagtacaACTTCATTACTATCGATACCTACCCCAAATTTATCCTCATAA
- the RAD14 gene encoding DNA repair protein RAD14 (similar to Saccharomyces cerevisiae RAD14 (YMR201C); ancestral locus Anc_6.296), which translates to MTPEQQAKIKANRERALARLRQRGFLEPAKPSDVTNTCAKHSELNSGVNNTINVNKNVATPAIETRITSVRDATLHALPSINDVESLGDKRKRDTSSTGNANVNIDNATDHKAKPFIRPSIRTSDYIEYDFSTMKNLNGGYINPEDIRSDSTMYDEFSMGSKKQKTLEDWKKEQRERRELYDNKPPPINVTDDMKCIECKINLEMDPIIDDIFKKRVCKSCVKQMPEKYSLLTKTECKTDYFLTDPELNDVELFHRLEKPNPHSGTFARMQLFLRLEIEEFAFKKWGGEEGLDEEWARREKMKSDKREKKFEKKIKEMRMKTRAQEFTRRIQEKKFGKQHVHNFSAPFEIKDDEDGHKLTKRRCMDCGLETEEFLL; encoded by the coding sequence ATGACTCCAGAACAACAGGCGAAGATTAAAGCGAATAGAGAGAGGGCATTAGCAAGACTAAGACAGCGAGGGTTTCTGGAACCTGCAAAGCCAAGTGATGTTACAAATACCTGTGCAAAACATAGTGAACTAAATAGTGGtgttaataatactataaaTGTGAATAAGAATGTAGCTACGCCTGCTATCGAGACCAGAATTACTTCGGTACGTGATGCCACTCTACATGCTCTACCGAGCATTAACGATGTAGAGAGCTTGGGagataaaagaaaaagagatACAAGCTCAACTGGGAATGCTAATGTTAATATTGACAATGCTACAGACCACAAGGCAAAACCATTTATAAGACCCTCTATTAGAACATCTGATTATATTGAATATGATTTCTCAACcatgaaaaatttgaatggTGGGTATATTAATCCTGAAGATATTCGATCTGATTCTACTATGTACGATGAATTTTCAATGGGCTCTAAGAAACAAAAGACTTTAGAAGATTGGAAAAAAGAACAAAGGGAACGTAGAGAATTATATGATAATAAACCTCCTCCTATTAATGTCACTGATGATATGAAATGTATAGAGTGTAAGATTAATTTGGAGATGGATCCCATAATAgatgatatatttaaaaaaagagtgTGCAAGAGTTGTGTTAAACAGATGCCAGAGAAATATTCTCTGTTAACAAAGACGGAGTGTAAAACAGATTATTTCTTGACAGATCCGGAATTAAATGATGTTGAATTGTTTCATAGGTTAGAAAAACCAAATCCTCATTCTGGTACGTTTGCTAGAATGCAACTTTTCTTAAGAttagaaattgaagaatttgcatttaaaaaatgggGTGGTGAAGAAGGTCTGGATGAAGAATGGGCTAGACGTGAAAAAATGAAGAGTGataaaagagaaaagaaatttgaaaaaaagattaaagaaATGAGAATGAAGACAAGAGCTCAAGAATTTACAAGAAGAATACAGGAGAAAAAATTTGGTAAGCAACATGttcataatttttcagcaccttttgaaataaaagatgatgaagatggtcataaattaacaaaaaGAAGATGTATGGATTGTGGGCTAGAAACTGAAGAATTTCTCTTGTAA
- the TBLA0G01730 gene encoding uncharacterized protein (similar to Saccharomyces cerevisiae CIK1 (YMR198W) and VIK1 (YPL253C); ancestral locus Anc_6.289), with the protein MISKIPSINRPNISLSTTHIHSSTSSQDHITKNNNNNTTTTNDNIFYKRQKLNAPNDYFGLIPSNSNGTNVQESNNSSFNITPTYNKSNHSTNILMDNTSILNSKPMINTPSTTILSENVLDIQNSNQSNILKFQKNSTPKQKYLFGDASTIEEVKIGKRNVLRSLSQLKKNIRSLNYDIDSLTKKNQDLEYKICKFKNSINLIDSKNKDYDLKVQNLNEKLVLENENMNIYLSEVKLKLENKLKNINDDLIDKYNDEIKDWELKIKEVKEMKPSKEFLIELEALKETLAEKENELNELKNSNQLKLIDYENKLKEEFELFKLEKSMPLQNLTNESYSLIEQIKQLNEQKSNLLKEIESLDSQISDVNNNIEDKNKKIEDLSNGNIPLKLELEKLEKIFEEKLKESNEIKKEAELSNISYRKSLNNLKLQELKNKILENSIEDLKGTLRCYSYLNEENFVKNYSKICSTITPDFKIDYFYKNIHFQNAKRNNNISTNNNNNNSNNKVFKFSKILSNLKFPSEKELLEKEYAVYHNSNLKKNTNFTLFSISPIKCWDELIKQIIKFVSTNNNYLNANVNEETIEDYYTKKVDYKINLQVIDNLTAQGNLINIDTENNSLKIDETIESIELNNDIQTMPFLNENDSPLPNIQLLTFTYWNKSTDSISSSLPVIFYFVQMNGIQNMNGLYNLLSNNIYDHTSITNTVIKHLLNHTQNCFLLNMQDEIEQADIFQAIMNLSQVIYNSKVSSTC; encoded by the coding sequence ATGATATCGAAGATACCCTCCATTAATAGACCTAATATCAGCTTATCGACTACTCACATTCATTCCTCAACTTCAAGTCAAGATCATATCACCAAgaataacaacaataatactactactaccaatgacaatattttttataagaGACAAAAATTGAACGCTCCAAACGATTATTTTGGTTTAATTCCATCTAATAGTAATGGCACTAACGTGCAAGAGAGTAATAACTCCAGTTTTAATATAACCCCAacatataataaatctaaCCATAGTACCAACATTCTAATGGACAATACATCAATACTAAATTCAAAACCTATGATAAATACACCCAGCACTACGATACTAAGCGAAAATGTCTTAGATATACAAAACTCTAATCAAAGCAATatcttaaaatttcaaaagaattCAACACCAaagcaaaaatatttatttggtgATGCTTCAACAATCGAAGAGGTAAAGATAGGGAAACGGAATGTGTTGAGGAGTTTAAGccaattgaagaaaaatatacgATCTCTAAATTACGATATAGATAgtttaacaaaaaaaaatcaagatttagaatataaaatttgtaaatttaaGAATTCTATTAACCTAATAGatagtaaaaataaagattatgATCTAAAGGtccaaaatttaaatgaaaagcTAGTGctagaaaatgaaaatatgaatatatatctcTCAGAggttaaattaaaattggaaaataaattaaaaaatattaatgacGACTTGATTGACaaatataatgatgaaattaaagattgggaattaaaaatcaaagaaGTTAAAGAAATGAAACCGTCGAAGGagtttttaattgaattagaagCTCTTAAAGAAACGCTTgcagaaaaagaaaatgaattaaatgaactaaaaaatagtaatcaGTTAAAGTTGATTgattatgaaaataaacttaaagaagaatttgaacTATTTAAACTAGAAAAAAGCATGCctcttcaaaatttaacaaatgAATCATACTCTTTGATAGAGCAAATTAAACAACTAAATGAgcaaaaatcaaatttattgaaagaaattgaaagcTTAGATTCTCAAATTAGTGAcgttaataataacattgaagataaaaataaaaagattgAAGATCTTTCAAATGGTAATATCCCACtaaaattggaattggaaaaattagaaaaaatttttgaagaaaaattaaaagaatcaaatgaaataaaaaaagaggCAGaactttcaaatatttcttataGGAAATCActgaataatttaaaattacaagaattgaaaaataagatATTAGAAAACTCTATTGAGGATTTAAAGGGTACTTTGAGGTGTTATTCTTATCTAAATGAGGAAAATTTTGTTAAGAACTACTCTAAAATTTGTTCAACTATTACTCCtgatttcaaaattgaTTACTTCTATaagaatattcattttcaaaatgcAAAGCgaaataacaatatcagtactaataataacaataataatagtaataataaagtatttaaattctcaaaaattttatcgaatttaaaattcccatcagaaaaagaattattggaGAAAGAATATGCTGTGTATCACAATTCAAATCTAAAGAAGAATACAAATTttacattattttcaataagcCCAATTAAATGTTGGGATGAGCtaattaaacaaataattaagTTTGTATccacaaataataattatttaaatgcCAATGTAAACGAGGAAACAATAGAAGATTACTATACTAAGAAAGTtgattataaaataaatttacaGGTGATCGATAATTTAACTGCGCAAGGAAATTTGATTAACATCGATACAGAAAATAATTCGCTGAAAATTGATGAAACAATTGAGTCTATTGAgctaaataatgatattcaaACTATGCCATTtctaaatgaaaatgatagtCCATTGCCAAacattcaattattaacttTTACATACTGGAATAAATCAACAGATTCAATATCATCTAGCCTTCCtgtgatattttattttgttcaaATGAATGGTATACAAAATATGAATGGATTATACAATCTcctatcaaataatatttatgatCATACAAGCATAACGAATACAGTAATTAAGCATTTATTAAACCATACACAAAACTgttttctattaaatatGCAAGATGAAATCGAACAAGCCGATATTTTTCAAGCTATAATGAACCTGTCGCAAGTTATATATAACTCAAAGGTATCTTCAACATGTTAA